A genomic window from Candidatus Kryptoniota bacterium includes:
- a CDS encoding MFS transporter, protein MIESLDNTDPYASLKVRDFRWFVLARFAQTFAIQMQSLVVGWQVYQETHDALSLGLIGFCEAAPFLGIALVAGHVADVVSRKKIILVTGGVYSLCAATLLLISTELHFILLQHGVFPIYVVIFVIGLTRGFMSPAQAAFSSQLVPRALYGNASTWGTVSWQISEVVGPAVGGLVYSFADIGTAYGAVILLSAIGFAFFALIHNKPMPVRNRQETVMQSLSVGVRFVFRNQALLSAVTLDMFAVFFGGAFAVLPIFADKVLHVGPRGLGLLRASPAVGAIIISVVMANYPMFRKAGRNLFACVFAYGVMVIAFALSRNFYLSLAFLLLSGMFDNVSVVIRSTILQLLTPDEMRGRVSAVNGIFTGTSDGLGSFESGVAAKLLGLVPSVVFGGSMTLVTVAAVRVAAPELRTLKL, encoded by the coding sequence ATGATCGAATCCCTCGACAATACCGATCCTTACGCATCTCTTAAGGTTCGCGACTTCCGATGGTTTGTGCTCGCACGGTTCGCTCAGACATTCGCAATTCAGATGCAGTCACTTGTTGTGGGATGGCAGGTGTACCAGGAAACTCACGATGCGTTGTCGCTCGGACTGATTGGATTCTGTGAAGCTGCGCCCTTTCTCGGAATCGCACTAGTTGCGGGTCATGTCGCGGATGTTGTCTCAAGGAAGAAGATAATCCTGGTCACTGGCGGTGTCTACTCGCTGTGCGCCGCGACCCTTCTGTTGATTTCCACGGAGCTCCACTTTATTCTCCTCCAGCACGGCGTGTTTCCAATTTACGTGGTCATTTTCGTGATCGGACTGACTCGGGGATTCATGTCGCCGGCTCAGGCGGCGTTTTCGTCCCAGCTGGTACCGCGCGCGTTATACGGGAATGCTTCCACATGGGGAACCGTTTCCTGGCAGATATCGGAGGTGGTGGGACCTGCTGTGGGCGGATTGGTTTACAGCTTTGCGGACATCGGGACCGCTTATGGCGCAGTCATCCTCTTGAGCGCAATCGGATTTGCGTTCTTCGCGTTGATCCATAATAAGCCGATGCCGGTGAGAAACCGGCAAGAAACTGTAATGCAGAGCCTCTCGGTTGGAGTTCGATTTGTATTTCGTAACCAGGCGCTCCTGAGCGCGGTTACTCTCGACATGTTTGCGGTTTTCTTCGGCGGAGCTTTTGCCGTGCTCCCGATATTTGCAGATAAGGTGCTCCACGTTGGCCCGAGAGGACTCGGCCTCTTGAGAGCTTCGCCCGCGGTGGGAGCGATCATAATATCAGTCGTGATGGCGAACTATCCCATGTTCAGAAAAGCGGGAAGAAATCTCTTCGCATGTGTTTTCGCCTACGGTGTAATGGTGATCGCCTTTGCGCTATCGCGGAATTTCTATCTGTCGCTCGCATTCCTCCTCTTGAGCGGCATGTTCGATAATGTGAGTGTCGTTATTCGCAGCACGATCCTTCAGCTTTTGACTCCCGACGAAATGCGCGGGCGCGTGTCCGCAGTGAATGGGATCTTCACGGGTACTTCCGACGGGCTCGGCTCGTTCGAATCGGGAGTCGCCGCCAAACTCCTCGGCCTCGTTCCTTCAGTCGTGTTCGGAGGGAGTATGACACTCGTGACAGTGGCGGCTGTCCGCGTCGCGGCACCGGAACTGAGAACGCTGAAATTATGA
- a CDS encoding UDP-N-acetylmuramate dehydrogenase, which yields MHYLTLSSAYYLIGIGYLYSIVMVSSQNLIGLQTRVPLAGYTTIRLGGEAKFFLSCQTVDELSSALHFANAERLRVIIMGGGSNIVFSDGGVDGLVIKIDLRGISIEDGSDYASVHAGAGEVWDNLVGLCVANKFAGVECLSGIPGSVGATPIQNVGAYGQEVKDVIESVKAIDRHSGELVEISSAECGFGYRKSRFKSEDKERFVIVEVTYKFRRSDVAVVRYAELMNYLEAESIAADKCSLADARNAVLELRRKKSMLIDENDPNSRSVGSFFVNPVLSEMEFSKFAERLKANNIDRAPGFKSDGGIKIPAAWLVENSGFRKGYKRNGVGISSNHALALVNYSGTSAGILSLAQDIESAVSKKFGINLEREAVVI from the coding sequence ATGCACTACCTTACCCTCTCTTCCGCTTATTATCTCATCGGAATTGGTTATCTTTACTCAATAGTAATGGTTTCGTCCCAAAATCTGATCGGATTGCAGACACGAGTCCCTCTCGCCGGGTATACTACCATCAGACTTGGCGGAGAAGCGAAGTTTTTCCTGTCTTGTCAAACGGTTGATGAACTTTCTTCCGCTCTCCATTTCGCAAATGCCGAGAGGCTTCGAGTAATAATTATGGGAGGCGGGAGCAATATCGTGTTTTCCGACGGAGGCGTTGATGGCCTGGTTATCAAAATCGACCTGAGAGGAATATCGATCGAAGACGGAAGCGATTATGCGAGTGTCCATGCTGGTGCAGGCGAAGTCTGGGACAACCTTGTAGGGCTCTGCGTCGCGAATAAGTTTGCCGGAGTGGAATGCCTGTCGGGTATACCCGGTTCTGTCGGCGCGACGCCCATCCAGAATGTCGGCGCATACGGGCAAGAAGTGAAGGATGTTATCGAATCTGTAAAAGCGATTGACAGACATTCCGGTGAGCTCGTTGAGATTAGTTCCGCTGAGTGTGGCTTCGGTTACCGCAAAAGTAGGTTCAAATCCGAAGACAAAGAGAGATTTGTAATCGTTGAGGTGACATATAAATTCAGGAGATCGGATGTTGCTGTGGTCAGGTACGCCGAGTTAATGAATTACCTCGAAGCCGAATCCATAGCAGCCGATAAATGTTCCCTAGCTGACGCTCGGAATGCGGTGCTTGAGTTGAGAAGAAAAAAATCCATGCTCATTGATGAGAACGATCCAAACTCCAGATCTGTCGGGTCGTTTTTTGTAAATCCCGTCCTTTCTGAAATGGAGTTCTCAAAATTTGCCGAGAGATTGAAAGCGAACAACATCGATCGAGCTCCCGGATTCAAGAGCGACGGAGGAATCAAGATACCGGCAGCGTGGCTCGTCGAGAATTCCGGTTTCAGGAAGGGGTACAAAAGAAACGGGGTCGGTATTTCATCGAATCACGCGCTTGCCCTTGTGAATTATTCTGGTACGTCGGCAGGGATCCTATCGCTCGCACAAGATATCGAATCTGCCGTTTCAAAGAAATTCGGTATCAATCTGGAAAGAGAGGCGGTGGTTATTTGA
- a CDS encoding pitrilysin family protein, which translates to MLRNLFQKDLGEIARSISATIALLFAATVAVVNAGNVYGKSNAGTETVLRSTLKNGLKVVIVRNPLAPVVTTEINYLVGSDEAPQGFPGTAHALEHMMFRGSPGLSAAQLADVTAAMGGDYNADTQQMVTQYFFTVPSEDLDVALRIEAIRMKNILDSDSLWDKERGAIEQEVAADLSNPQYVFFTKLLEAMFKGTPYAHDALGTRPSFDSTTADMLEQFHRTWYVPNNAVLVIVGDVNPNEALREAKKLFEDIPARELPSKPAFDFNGVRTDTLSSTTDLPYGFSVIAYRFPGTDSPDYAATQVLSDVLSNQRGRLYGLVPEGRALFAGFELDPMPKSSLGFAVAAFPKSFDGLNIVHLMDDIISNELKNGVSPELVEASKRHEISDAEFQKNSVSGLASAWSDAVAIEGRNSPDDDLKMMESVTVEDVNRVARKYIDREHAIVAVLTPEASGKPVSSSGFGGAESFTPKEVKGVKLPEWAEVAVGRVTVPNSTVKPKVFTLANGLKLIIQPETISNTITVSGYVKNNPELQEPAGKEGTAGILNQLFEYGSTTLDRIAFQKSLDDIGANASGGANFSLSVLAGRFDRGVQLLADDELNPAFPESAFKTIQRQTSATLAGRLESPDYLTTRAIHSTILPKNDPALRETTPSTVDSLTLQDVKSYYSAAFRPDMTTIVVIGNVSADSAKEVVSKYFGTWKTSGPKPETELPSVPLNKTANASVPDKSRVQDKVYLAEMLGVKRSDPDYYSLQLGNHVLGGAFYATRLYRDLRENEGLVYYVGSSFDVSKTRGMYEASYACDPDKVTLARTIIIRDLKQMQDEEVTHDELKQAKALLMREIPLSESSVNSIAGGLLSRAAHDLPLDEPIRAAHIYLKLTAKDVKDAFAKWLRPDDLVEVTEGPEPK; encoded by the coding sequence ATGTTGAGGAATTTATTTCAAAAAGATCTTGGCGAAATTGCCAGATCGATTTCGGCAACGATCGCACTACTTTTTGCAGCGACAGTTGCAGTGGTTAATGCAGGCAACGTTTACGGAAAGAGCAACGCCGGCACTGAGACAGTCTTGAGATCGACTCTTAAGAATGGGCTGAAAGTCGTCATAGTCCGAAATCCACTCGCTCCTGTTGTGACGACCGAGATCAACTACCTGGTCGGATCAGACGAAGCACCACAGGGGTTTCCCGGAACAGCGCACGCGCTTGAACATATGATGTTCCGCGGAAGTCCGGGTCTCTCGGCGGCTCAGCTTGCCGACGTGACAGCGGCGATGGGCGGAGACTACAACGCCGATACTCAGCAAATGGTGACGCAGTACTTTTTCACGGTCCCGTCAGAAGACCTGGACGTCGCGTTACGCATCGAGGCGATCAGGATGAAGAATATTCTCGACAGCGATAGCCTCTGGGACAAGGAGCGCGGGGCAATAGAACAAGAGGTCGCGGCTGACCTATCGAATCCGCAGTACGTCTTCTTCACTAAATTGCTCGAGGCGATGTTCAAGGGTACGCCATACGCTCACGACGCGCTTGGCACGCGACCGTCTTTCGACAGTACCACCGCCGACATGCTCGAACAGTTTCACAGGACATGGTATGTACCGAATAACGCGGTACTCGTTATCGTCGGCGATGTAAATCCAAACGAAGCGCTCAGGGAGGCGAAAAAACTCTTCGAAGACATTCCCGCCCGCGAATTACCGTCGAAGCCGGCGTTCGATTTCAACGGAGTAAGAACTGACACGCTGAGCTCGACGACCGACCTGCCATACGGATTTTCCGTGATCGCCTATAGATTTCCCGGAACTGATAGTCCGGATTACGCCGCGACGCAAGTGTTGTCCGATGTCCTCAGTAATCAGCGGGGTAGACTGTATGGATTGGTTCCGGAAGGCCGCGCGCTGTTTGCCGGCTTCGAGTTGGACCCAATGCCGAAATCAAGCCTGGGATTTGCTGTCGCTGCTTTCCCGAAATCATTTGATGGACTGAACATCGTTCATTTGATGGACGACATAATTTCCAACGAGCTGAAAAATGGAGTCTCCCCTGAGCTTGTCGAAGCATCGAAGCGTCACGAAATATCCGACGCCGAATTCCAAAAGAACTCCGTGTCCGGATTGGCGTCGGCGTGGTCAGACGCCGTCGCGATTGAAGGAAGGAATTCTCCTGATGACGATCTAAAAATGATGGAGAGCGTAACCGTCGAGGATGTCAACAGGGTTGCGAGAAAATATATTGACCGTGAGCATGCCATCGTGGCAGTGCTGACGCCCGAAGCATCGGGTAAACCCGTGTCCTCGAGCGGATTCGGAGGAGCTGAATCGTTCACCCCGAAGGAAGTCAAGGGAGTCAAGCTGCCGGAGTGGGCCGAAGTTGCAGTCGGTCGGGTCACCGTCCCTAATTCAACTGTGAAACCGAAAGTTTTTACGCTGGCGAACGGACTGAAACTTATTATCCAGCCGGAGACAATCAGCAATACGATTACCGTCTCTGGCTATGTCAAGAACAATCCCGAGCTGCAGGAACCCGCGGGAAAGGAAGGAACGGCAGGAATCCTGAATCAACTTTTCGAATACGGATCCACAACTCTTGATAGAATCGCGTTTCAGAAATCGCTTGACGATATAGGCGCCAACGCTTCGGGAGGCGCGAACTTTTCACTCAGCGTTCTTGCGGGAAGGTTCGACCGCGGTGTCCAACTCCTCGCTGACGACGAACTCAATCCGGCATTTCCTGAATCAGCTTTCAAGACAATCCAGCGACAGACGTCCGCAACTCTCGCGGGGCGGCTTGAAAGTCCAGATTATCTCACTACCCGTGCGATTCATTCCACGATATTACCGAAAAATGATCCGGCACTTCGTGAGACGACTCCCTCGACAGTGGATTCCCTGACACTTCAGGATGTAAAGAGCTATTACTCGGCCGCGTTTCGCCCGGACATGACCACTATTGTGGTCATAGGGAATGTCTCGGCGGATTCCGCAAAAGAAGTTGTATCCAAATACTTCGGAACATGGAAGACGTCGGGACCGAAACCCGAAACAGAACTTCCATCTGTCCCGCTGAATAAGACCGCGAATGCCAGCGTCCCGGACAAGAGCCGGGTCCAGGACAAAGTCTATCTTGCCGAGATGCTCGGGGTTAAACGTTCGGATCCCGATTATTATTCACTTCAACTCGGTAATCACGTCCTAGGCGGTGCGTTTTACGCGACAAGATTGTACCGCGACCTCCGTGAGAATGAAGGATTGGTTTACTATGTCGGCTCCAGCTTCGACGTTTCGAAAACTCGCGGTATGTATGAAGCGAGTTATGCCTGCGACCCGGACAAAGTCACACTCGCCCGCACGATTATCATCAGGGACCTGAAGCAGATGCAGGATGAGGAAGTGACTCATGACGAACTAAAGCAGGCAAAAGCACTTCTCATGAGGGAGATACCACTCTCGGAATCCAGCGTTAACAGTATCGCAGGAGGATTACTATCGAGGGCCGCGCACGATCTTCCGCTCGACGAACCCATAAGGGCTGCACATATTTATCTCAAGCTCACGGCGAAAGACGTGAAGGATGCCTTTGCAAAGTGGCTCCGTCCTGATGACCTCGTTGAGGTAACGGAAGGTCCGGAACCGAAATAA
- a CDS encoding S41 family peptidase, which yields MKTFTLFSLFCLLVTAVSFAQQEGRFMTDPDIYGNKIVFTYEGDLWLVASDGGTAIRLTTFPGVEYRARFSPDGKQIAFTASYDGTPAIYVMPSGGGAPTRITYNPGGDETVTWTPDGKRVVFRSYWEDFIARDPNLYFVDKDGSAPDRFPIDRGVDCSFSPDGNKMVYVRKGPEAYYWKRYKGGWHSDIWMYDFKSNQFTPISSYVGVNAYPMWIGNEMYFVCDSTNGISNLCKEDLSGMTITPVTNYSDVDVMTPSTDRKEIVYVHDGYLNVLDPSTGLSKQINVNIPSDRWEIRNRVINPKDYIHSFNISDDGKAIALEARGDVYMVPTEKGQPVNLSNTPGTREMYPEISPDGKWVAFFSDKTGEYELYTQKLDGGDWIPLTTSLDRTGYHLLWSPDGKKILFGNKNFDIYYIDVATKQLYKFASSDQLKNDEFYWQISDYSWSPDSKWIAYSFVNYNKNSVIYLYSLEQNKSFSITDDFFDNINPVFDADGKYLYYLSSRNFHVQMDFYEDNHVIDVPQQVMVVQLQSGLEPPFSDPVEKDEPAASASFRIDLDGIGQRTCPLPVESGNYFFLKAATDMVGWCSVPKFTEDEYGEIFEPGGETKWDFHIFDMKTKKEVVLPDKIADFGTSLNGDNLIISKDKDIYTTTWGDAFKTKSLGEKLNLDGMTYTVDPQKEWLQIFDDTWRWYRDFFFDPSMFGLNWKAIGERYRSYIPYITSRAQLNWVMQQMVGELSVSHTYISGGDFGPVDPPKSKVYTGWLGADVVPDKSGYYRFSTIYGPTEYDLDLKSPLVRPDINLKEGNFLIAIDGHVIKTPDDYFKYLQVVKDQKVKVTVNSEPTEEGARTYEVTPLNGGSNLRYFKWLTDNIHKVLKESNGDLGYMHINAMGSDNIGEFDKFWRAFRYKKGIIIDVRRNSGGWTEYFLIDKLERQMVAHNVLANMVPFRYPGSTSTGKYVVVSNEYNGSDGEAFLMDFKARNLGKIVGTLSWGGLTGIVNTQTTIDNGHVEQSNNGFFGEQDKWWIENHGGDPDIYVDNDPASVMAGRDPQLEAAIQEALKEVKESPATFPETPPYPMKAK from the coding sequence ATGAAAACGTTCACGCTTTTCTCTTTATTCTGTCTGTTGGTTACGGCGGTCAGCTTCGCGCAGCAAGAAGGAAGGTTCATGACCGATCCCGACATCTATGGAAATAAAATCGTGTTCACTTACGAGGGCGATCTTTGGCTTGTCGCTTCGGACGGCGGCACCGCGATCCGCCTCACTACTTTTCCTGGAGTTGAGTACAGAGCAAGGTTCTCCCCCGACGGCAAACAAATTGCGTTCACGGCAAGTTACGACGGCACGCCGGCGATCTATGTAATGCCGTCCGGAGGCGGTGCACCCACACGCATAACATACAATCCCGGCGGCGACGAAACGGTAACTTGGACTCCCGATGGTAAGCGCGTTGTGTTCCGCTCGTATTGGGAGGACTTCATAGCAAGGGATCCGAATCTCTACTTCGTGGACAAAGACGGATCCGCACCCGATAGGTTTCCGATCGATCGCGGAGTCGATTGCAGTTTTTCTCCGGACGGTAATAAGATGGTCTATGTGAGAAAAGGTCCTGAAGCATATTACTGGAAAAGATATAAAGGCGGATGGCACTCCGATATCTGGATGTATGATTTCAAATCTAATCAGTTTACCCCGATCAGCAGCTACGTAGGCGTGAATGCCTACCCGATGTGGATCGGGAACGAAATGTACTTCGTTTGCGACAGCACGAATGGAATATCGAATTTGTGCAAAGAAGATTTATCCGGTATGACAATTACGCCCGTCACGAATTACTCCGATGTTGACGTAATGACGCCGTCGACGGACCGGAAGGAGATTGTGTACGTTCATGACGGATACCTGAATGTTCTCGATCCTTCAACCGGTCTCTCAAAGCAAATCAATGTGAATATCCCGTCGGATAGATGGGAGATCAGGAACCGCGTCATCAATCCGAAAGACTATATTCACTCTTTCAATATTTCGGATGACGGAAAAGCTATCGCGCTCGAGGCCAGAGGCGATGTGTACATGGTCCCAACTGAAAAAGGACAACCCGTGAATCTTTCCAACACTCCGGGTACGCGAGAGATGTACCCCGAAATCTCACCCGACGGGAAATGGGTCGCATTCTTCTCGGATAAGACCGGGGAATACGAGCTGTATACCCAAAAACTTGACGGCGGAGATTGGATACCTCTGACCACTTCTCTGGACAGAACCGGCTACCACCTCCTATGGTCCCCTGACGGCAAGAAAATTCTCTTCGGAAACAAGAATTTCGATATCTATTACATCGATGTCGCGACGAAGCAACTTTATAAATTCGCCTCATCGGACCAGTTGAAAAATGACGAGTTCTACTGGCAGATAAGCGATTACTCCTGGTCTCCCGACAGCAAATGGATCGCATATTCTTTTGTCAATTACAACAAGAACAGCGTCATTTATCTTTACAGCCTCGAACAAAACAAGAGCTTCTCAATCACTGACGATTTTTTCGACAACATTAATCCTGTTTTTGATGCGGACGGAAAGTATCTGTACTACTTGTCCAGCAGGAATTTTCATGTGCAGATGGATTTTTACGAGGACAACCATGTCATAGACGTCCCGCAACAAGTTATGGTGGTACAGCTGCAGTCGGGTCTGGAGCCTCCCTTCTCGGACCCGGTTGAGAAAGATGAGCCGGCCGCATCCGCTTCGTTCAGAATCGATCTCGATGGCATCGGTCAGCGGACATGTCCTCTCCCGGTCGAGTCGGGTAACTATTTCTTCTTGAAGGCGGCGACGGACATGGTCGGGTGGTGCTCCGTTCCGAAATTTACCGAAGACGAGTACGGCGAGATCTTCGAACCGGGCGGCGAAACAAAATGGGATTTCCATATTTTCGATATGAAAACGAAAAAAGAAGTTGTCCTCCCCGACAAGATCGCGGACTTCGGTACTTCACTGAACGGCGATAATCTTATAATCAGCAAAGACAAGGACATTTATACCACAACATGGGGAGATGCCTTTAAGACCAAGAGCCTCGGAGAGAAACTTAACCTGGACGGGATGACTTACACTGTCGACCCGCAGAAAGAATGGTTGCAAATATTCGACGACACGTGGCGCTGGTACAGGGATTTCTTCTTCGACCCGAGTATGTTCGGACTGAACTGGAAGGCGATCGGAGAAAGATACCGCTCGTACATTCCATATATAACTTCGCGGGCTCAACTCAACTGGGTGATGCAGCAGATGGTCGGCGAACTGAGCGTCTCGCATACATACATAAGCGGCGGCGACTTTGGACCTGTCGACCCGCCGAAATCCAAAGTCTACACCGGCTGGCTCGGCGCGGATGTTGTCCCGGACAAGTCGGGATACTATAGATTCTCGACAATTTATGGACCGACAGAATATGACCTCGACCTCAAGTCGCCTCTCGTCAGGCCCGACATCAATCTCAAAGAAGGCAATTTTCTCATCGCGATTGATGGTCATGTTATAAAAACGCCTGATGATTATTTCAAATATCTGCAGGTGGTGAAGGACCAGAAGGTGAAGGTCACCGTCAACAGCGAACCGACTGAAGAAGGAGCCAGGACATACGAAGTAACGCCTCTGAATGGCGGTTCCAATCTCAGGTATTTTAAATGGCTGACTGACAACATTCATAAAGTATTGAAAGAGAGCAACGGCGATCTCGGCTACATGCACATTAATGCGATGGGTTCCGATAATATCGGCGAGTTCGATAAATTCTGGAGGGCTTTCCGGTACAAAAAGGGAATCATAATAGATGTCCGCCGGAATTCAGGAGGATGGACGGAATACTTCCTCATCGACAAGCTGGAGAGGCAGATGGTGGCACACAACGTCCTGGCAAACATGGTACCGTTTAGATATCCGGGAAGCACGTCGACGGGAAAATATGTCGTCGTCTCGAATGAGTATAACGGATCCGATGGAGAGGCATTCCTCATGGACTTCAAGGCACGTAATCTCGGAAAGATTGTAGGAACGCTTTCATGGGGCGGGCTTACAGGGATCGTCAATACCCAGACGACTATCGACAATGGACACGTCGAACAATCCAACAACGGTTTCTTCGGCGAGCAGGACAAATGGTGGATCGAGAACCATGGCGGTGACCCGGACATATATGTCGACAATGATCCGGCGTCGGTGATGGCCGGAAGGGATCCGCAACTCGAGGCGGCGATCCAGGAAGCCTTGAAGGAGGTAAAGGAAAGTCCTGCGACGTTCCCCGAAACTCCGCCTTATCCCATGAAGGCGAAGTAG
- a CDS encoding DEAD/DEAH box helicase, producing MLREILKKLFGRSKTPKENKAVEQRPKSEPGPVRQTESRPVQTGQQGARQEGRREQRVGEERDHAHDRKNFQGGRPKYERQQRPGGQNRPPRSTGKEQGGAARQAGQAAVSFKDDHARWDPSSYAVPPSEGKVRFHDFDLPSEVMHAIADLGFQYCTPIQAGILPKLLAGLDAAGRAQTGTGKTAAFLIAILNYLLRNPRPQPGRKSPRVLILAPTRELAMQIKKDADGLKKYTGLKVLEVLGGIDYKEQRELLSADDIDIVVATPGRLLDFKKQGNVHLDKVEILVIDEADRMLDMGFIPDVRRIIESTPPKNKRQTVLFSATLTPEINRLASRWTREHELVEIEPESVVVKTIKQIFYLTTDLEKFKILYNLIMVRGLQRVLVFANRKDIARDLKDYLSAYGISCTLMSGDVEQTRRIKRLEDFREGKIKVLVATDVAARGLHVEGISHVVNYTLPENPEDYVHRIGRTGRAGAEGVSISFASETDAYFVPAIKQFLGEDIPSIYPEDDLLTPLPEPKSPLPSRKDIHRKRFSGNRGYGRDRGGGHDHRRPRGRQSHS from the coding sequence TTGTTAAGAGAGATATTAAAGAAACTTTTCGGCCGGTCAAAGACTCCAAAGGAGAACAAGGCGGTCGAGCAAAGACCAAAGAGCGAACCGGGTCCGGTGCGTCAGACGGAATCCAGACCGGTTCAGACGGGCCAACAGGGAGCAAGGCAGGAGGGTCGGCGGGAGCAGAGAGTTGGCGAGGAGCGGGATCACGCTCACGATAGAAAGAATTTTCAAGGCGGAAGACCGAAGTACGAGAGGCAGCAGCGGCCAGGCGGACAAAATCGCCCGCCGAGGTCCACGGGCAAGGAACAAGGAGGCGCCGCGCGACAGGCCGGTCAGGCGGCGGTTAGTTTCAAAGATGATCACGCACGATGGGATCCGTCGAGTTATGCCGTCCCTCCCTCGGAAGGCAAAGTGCGCTTCCACGATTTCGATCTGCCGTCGGAGGTCATGCACGCGATTGCCGACCTTGGATTTCAATACTGCACTCCGATCCAGGCGGGGATTCTTCCCAAGCTTCTCGCCGGGCTGGACGCCGCGGGCCGCGCGCAAACCGGTACGGGAAAGACCGCAGCATTCCTTATCGCGATTCTTAATTACCTCTTGAGAAATCCCAGGCCGCAGCCGGGTCGGAAGTCGCCGCGAGTTCTGATACTCGCGCCTACAAGAGAGCTCGCGATGCAGATTAAAAAAGATGCGGACGGGTTGAAAAAATACACCGGACTGAAAGTCCTCGAAGTTCTTGGAGGAATCGATTATAAAGAACAGAGAGAACTGCTTTCAGCCGACGACATCGATATAGTAGTCGCGACGCCCGGACGACTCCTTGACTTTAAAAAGCAAGGCAACGTCCATCTCGACAAAGTCGAAATTCTCGTCATCGACGAAGCCGACCGAATGCTCGATATGGGATTCATTCCGGATGTGCGGAGAATAATAGAAAGTACCCCGCCGAAAAACAAAAGACAGACGGTGCTTTTCAGCGCAACTCTTACACCGGAGATCAACCGACTTGCTTCGAGGTGGACTCGCGAACACGAGCTGGTTGAAATAGAACCGGAAAGTGTCGTCGTAAAGACCATAAAGCAGATTTTCTACCTGACGACAGACCTGGAGAAATTCAAGATACTTTACAACCTGATAATGGTCAGAGGACTGCAGCGTGTTCTTGTTTTCGCGAACAGGAAAGACATCGCGAGGGATCTCAAAGATTACCTCTCTGCGTATGGAATAAGTTGTACTCTTATGTCGGGCGATGTGGAGCAGACGAGGAGGATCAAACGGCTCGAAGACTTCAGGGAGGGGAAGATAAAAGTCCTGGTTGCCACCGACGTCGCCGCCAGGGGACTTCATGTCGAGGGAATAAGTCACGTAGTCAATTATACTTTGCCTGAAAATCCAGAGGACTACGTACACAGGATTGGACGGACAGGGAGAGCGGGCGCGGAGGGGGTCTCGATAAGTTTTGCGAGCGAGACCGACGCTTACTTCGTGCCCGCGATAAAGCAATTCCTTGGTGAGGATATCCCGTCAATTTATCCGGAGGACGATTTGCTGACGCCGCTACCCGAGCCGAAGTCTCCTCTTCCTTCCAGGAAAGATATCCACAGAAAGCGATTCTCAGGAAACCGGGGCTATGGTCGTGATCGGGGAGGCGGTCACGATCACAGGCGGCCTCGCGGCAGGCAAAGCCATTCATAA
- a CDS encoding acyl-ACP thioesterase domain-containing protein, with the protein MTVPPVLERTFHLHSHEVDQRGRAKPDVLFCFLMDSAWAHANKSEFSYDALKAEGQLWVLSRFLALFHKFPMWDQDVHVETWGKGTDKLFGLRDFVIWSDKKEKLVSATSAWLVIDRKTSRIQRIDLLKSNFPHQVDKNEIETRLDKIEKLDAHKTDFEQVVRYGDIDVNRHVNSSKYMTWILDSFPRDILETKTLKSFEINFLSEAQLGEKMIVSSVESNGKYYCEIGREGDGAEVCRAMVDWKE; encoded by the coding sequence ATGACAGTACCACCTGTTCTCGAGCGAACATTCCATCTCCATTCTCATGAAGTCGATCAGCGGGGAAGGGCGAAGCCCGATGTCCTCTTTTGTTTCCTGATGGATAGCGCCTGGGCTCACGCCAATAAATCCGAATTCAGCTACGATGCACTCAAAGCGGAGGGGCAGCTGTGGGTCCTCTCCAGATTCCTGGCATTGTTCCATAAGTTTCCCATGTGGGATCAGGATGTACACGTCGAAACCTGGGGAAAGGGGACGGACAAGCTTTTCGGTCTTAGAGACTTTGTGATCTGGTCCGATAAAAAAGAAAAGCTCGTTTCAGCAACGTCAGCCTGGCTCGTGATTGACAGAAAGACATCGAGGATTCAAAGAATCGATCTGCTTAAAAGTAATTTTCCCCATCAAGTTGACAAGAACGAGATCGAGACAAGACTCGACAAGATTGAGAAGCTTGATGCCCATAAAACAGATTTCGAGCAGGTCGTTAGATATGGGGACATCGATGTTAACAGGCATGTCAATTCCTCGAAATACATGACATGGATACTCGATAGCTTTCCGCGTGACATACTCGAAACTAAAACTCTGAAATCGTTTGAGATTAATTTCTTGTCCGAAGCACAGCTCGGCGAGAAGATGATTGTGTCTTCGGTCGAATCAAACGGAAAATATTATTGCGAGATCGGGCGGGAAGGCGACGGAGCTGAAGTCTGTCGGGCGATGGTGGATTGGAAAGAATAA